The Triticum aestivum cultivar Chinese Spring chromosome 3A, IWGSC CS RefSeq v2.1, whole genome shotgun sequence genome includes a region encoding these proteins:
- the LOC123059138 gene encoding major pollen allergen Art v 1-like: MAFNGAQMLAAFTLGILLMAFCAEARVCMSPSKWYKGDPCKNLRCTKACHKEHFKGGFCSSKKSIVDDELNEDNGDNSFGKRPKKKSKKSCMCTFPCGQTPPPPSEPDVPEPPEVPVPGPPPRAGHIY, from the exons ATGGCGTTCAACGGCGCCCAGATGCTCGCTGCCTTCACCCTGGGCATTCTCCTCATGGCCTTCT GTGCGGAGGCTCGGGTATGCATGTCCCCTAGCAAGTGGTACAAAGGGGACCCTTGCAAGAACCTGCGTTGCACCAAGGCTTGTCACAAAGAACACTTCAAGGGTGGGTTTTGCTCCAGTAAAAAGTCGATCGTTGATGACGAGCTCAATGAAGACAATGGCGACAACAGCTTTGGCAAACGGCCTaagaaaaaatcgaaaaaatcGTGCATGTGTACATTCCCATGCGGTCAAACCCCACCACCACCGTCGGAACCTGATGTGCCAGAGCCGCCCGAAGTGCCAGTGCCCGGGCCACCGCCGAGGGCCGGCCATATTTATTGA